From the genome of Tenrec ecaudatus isolate mTenEca1 chromosome 1, mTenEca1.hap1, whole genome shotgun sequence:
AGGCAGTGGGAGAATCAAAGATAGGATTTATGTAAGCAAacatctgttgttgttttaatcattttattaggggctcacacaaattTTATCACAATCATTACAtctatcccttgtgtcaagcacatttgttcatttgttgccatcatcattttcaaaacattttcttgctacttgagcccttggtagcagctcctcatttccctcctccctccccaattttccctccctcatgcacccttgataatttataaattattattgttttttcatgtctctcactgactgctgtctcccttcacccacttttctgttgtccatcccccagggtggggtTTATGTGGAGATCACTCTGATTGGTTCcctctgtctccccccacctctcccttaccctcctggtatagctactctcaatatgatcactgaggggtttatctgtcctggattccctgtgttcccagctcttatctgtaccagtgtacatgctctggtctacctagatttgtaaggtagaattgggaccatgagagtggggatgaggaagcattaaaaaattacaggaaagttgcatgtttcatcggtgctatactgcaccctatctcgtttgtctcctccctgcgacccttctgtaaggggtgtccagttgcctatagatgagctttgggtctccactccaaactctaattcacaatgatatgatatgatatgatattattatctctgcaggtctatctagataggataggcgggataaacaatatggaggagacaacaacgggaccaatggtaagCAAACATCTGTACACTTCAGATGAACACTTGTCCCCAACTCAAGCTGAATCACATTGGTCCATTATAAAAAAAAGCCCTTTGGGAACTTATCAGTTTACAATAATTTCTGGTTGTTAATCCTTTTTCTTTCCTATGCATGTTGTTTCTCATGTGTAACTGAGTAGCACTAGTTTTTGCTTGTTTTGCATTTAATAAGGGATGATTATTCCTTATTTCTCTGTTCTAAAGCTCTCTAGACTGGATCATACTGCTTTTACTCCATGGGATCAATTCTCAATGGCTAATTCCTCCTTTGTCACTGAGTTCCTACTGATGGGTTTCTCCGGTCTTGGGGAATTGCAGCTGGTCCTCTTCGTGGTCTTTTTCACCCTCTATTTGATCATCCTGAGTGGGAACTTCATCATCATCTCAGTCATCCTCCTGGATCGCAGTCTCCACACTCCCATGTACTTCTTTCTGTGTGTGCTCTCTACCTCAGAGACCTTATACACAATCGTTATCCTGCCCAAGATGCTTATCAACCTGTTCTCTGTACTCAGGACTCTCTCCTTCATGAGCTGTGCCACCCAGATGTTCTTCTTCCTTGGTTTCGCTGTCACCAATTGCCTGCTCCTGGGAGTGATGGGTTATGACCGCTATGCTGCCATATGCCAGCCTCTGCACTACCCCATCCTCATGCGCTGGAGAATCTGTGCCCAACTGGCACTCACCTGTATTGTTAGTGGCTTCCTGATATCTCTAGTTGGAACAACGCTGGTTTTTAGCCTCCCTTTCTGTGGCTCCAATAAGGTTAACCATTACTTTTGTGATATTTCTCCTGTTATTCGTCTTGCTTGTGCTGAAACTTACATCAACGAACTGGTCATCTTCATCTGTGGGGTCTTGGTTCTTGTTGTGCCCTTCGCCTTTATCTGCATTTCCTA
Proteins encoded in this window:
- the LOC142437119 gene encoding olfactory receptor 10R2-like; the protein is MANSSFVTEFLLMGFSGLGELQLVLFVVFFTLYLIILSGNFIIISVILLDRSLHTPMYFFLCVLSTSETLYTIVILPKMLINLFSVLRTLSFMSCATQMFFFLGFAVTNCLLLGVMGYDRYAAICQPLHYPILMRWRICAQLALTCIVSGFLISLVGTTLVFSLPFCGSNKVNHYFCDISPVIRLACAETYINELVIFICGVLVLVVPFAFICISYGFIVHTILRIPSAEGKRKAFSTCASHLTVVIVHYGCASSVYLRPSAKHTSGKDRLVTVTYTVITPLLNPMVYSLRNKDVQMAIRKMIAKTGFSPKTL